The window aagactgtacaaagtataataaaacaaaaacaaagggcgcttaaaatcttaaaggctgagaatacagaaatagcatttcagaagtataaagatatcaataggaaatgcaaaaaagaaatcaagcaagcaaaattagctactgaaacaaaaatcgccaatgacattaaggctgtgtccgcactttgcagttcaattctgcagtgtgtaagtcactgcgtgtgcgtctcagaacgcagccgaaaaagctgcgttctgagacgcattcggcagaacgcaaagtgcggacattcctggagagatttcatgcgttctggatgctttctctgccatacacagagtgggaaaagcatccagaatgcacatttttcacagtactcacccactctgctctgcagcatccccatagacttgcagcagagccgagtgggatggcactgtcactgtcatggctggctgcgagacactgccacgcgatcagaatgaactcggatgaacttcacccgacttcattgtgattgcacGGCTCTGTGCGTGTAccgtggcttgatttgcggtcacacgtgaaggtctcaccagtgattggaaatcccctgagtgactgcagtgagccacgcgatcagctgtgctttcactcaggttactcgcggtcacagctgcagtccacctgagagcggtggccgcgagtaacctcagtgacagcacagctgatcgcgcgactcacttcagttgctgcatggagctcacaggagcggcggtgttctactgcgctcctgtcagcttctgatgtagcagagctggaagcgtcgtgggaccttgcgtggattacgtcggacctggaggtgtttttgagggattaataaagtggtgaaagagggtgggtttttttgtctttcattacaaataaattattttttggatgtgtgtgtttatttactttaacttacaggttcatcatggaaggtatcttggggagacgcctgccatgattaacctaggacttagttgcagctatgggctgctgccattaactccttattaccccgtttgccaccgcaccaaggcaattcgggatgagtcggtaaagtcccgggactgtcgcatctaatggatgcggcaattccgggcggctgctggctgccataacgtggagctccccatcctgagaataccagccttcagccgtgtggctttaccatggctggtataaaAATGGGGGGGGGGCGCATGtcgttttattttaattttttttttttacggctcgatataaacacgcccaccggcgtctgtgattggttgcagtgagacagctgtcattcagcgtgggggcgtctctgactgcaaccaatcataggcgccggtgggtggggggaacagggaatacgtaatggattaatgagccgccggcattttcaaaagagaagaagccgccacagtgtgaacgccatgcagcgccgcttCAGTGAgcgtggatcagtgagtatgagagagggggtgggagggagagaccgacatggacagagagagagagatagagacagagagagagaccaaccgacagactgacagagagagaaagacgaaagacctgcctttgttatgttaaataaaaacatgtggattgcaataataatgcaatgcaagcgcactgcttaacattttggcagcaatttactacaactcattgatttcaatgggtgtagaacgcagccaaaatggcaaaagcaattgacatgctgcttctttgaacgcatggtttttgcccaaaattatgcaaattaaacgcagcatttggaaacgcaaagtgcggacaagaaattcacattttccatagactttactggaaaatcaaaacgcatgccttttggcatgaaaacgctgcagttcaaaacggacctaaaaagcagctgaaaagcaggtggaaacggaaagtgcgaacacagcctaaggcccccttcacacgtccgtgaaacacgtgcgtgtttggtccgtgtccgtatgtaccagagacacggacaaacgtggaccattgttattcaatgtctgtggatacacgtacgtttttccatacgctccgtgtgtccgtgtgcgtgacacgtatgtgtatccgtgcctcacggatgcttgtccgtttttggcacggaacacgcacacgcgcatccaatgatagtctatgggtgcgtgaaaacacgtacgtgacacggatgcatctacgtgtggtccgtgtccgttttttcaacttttcttgtaattaatgtatctctttattgccaggtgtcttcaatttgctgtgagctgtatttaatgtcattttgcagcctgcaggcattaaggaaggagtgtgaggcttcATTTGAGCGTTTCTCCAGCTTGTTTTTGGTTTAGTGCTTGAAAAACTAAACATGGCTCCACGCGTGGATACTGGACGCATAATTGCGGTAGTTGAGGGTCACCCTGATTTATGGGATACACGCACAAATGGGTATCGTGACCGAACAATTGTAGAGCGAACCTGGAAGTCGGTTGCAGCTGAGCTTTATCCAAACAATGGATGGGACCGTTGCTCACCTGGTAAAAGAGCtagatttggtaagttttttttttttatgtgcttttaccttttttttttttttacctaaaattaCACTTACAGATGCCAATTGTTAAAAAATTgttaaggctatgtgtacacggtAGAATGTAATTGTGGATTTTTGTTTTGCGGCAAATCCACACCTTATttctgccgcggattttccgaggaTTAGCGGCTGATTTTGATGCTGAATGTTTTATATCGTATTCCCCATTATTTACCCAAAAGCCCCACCAAattctgcaacaataattgacatgctgcagatttttccagagcAAAATTGGCGTCAAATCAGccacggaaaaatccacagcatggacacagcatttccaaaaagccatgccGCTGCAGCAGATTTGCTGATAATCAGCGGTAAAAATAAGTTGCGGATTTGGCGCAAAATAAAAATCCTcaagtacattctaccgtggagtcTGTGATAGcactaattttgtttttttttttttttttttttcccccaaacatATCCAATTGTCCTTTTGGTTTGTTGAACCAAAAATACTTCATTATGGTACAAATATTCAATTTCACATCATGGATAAAGTGGAATTAGTGCGAAGGAGATGGAGATCTGCCCGGGACCAGTACAGACGGGAATTTAATCCCATTCCCTCAACTTCCGCCAACACACGCAAGAGAAGATATGTTTATTTTGAACAGTTAGAGTTTCTGCGACCGATAATGGAGGTCACGCAGTAAGTATATATGTCaatttaaatgttttaaaaaaaaaaaaaacataactaaAGGacaatttacacgctgcaacatcgcttacGCTCATGGTAGTGATAACATAACCCAGATTGGAACGATTTTGGGTGGTGTCACATCACTTTTAAGATCGTCAGCGATGTTGCTTCTTGTAAATGGAATatctaaaaatttaaaaataattttttgtttttttcatgttttttttttctaaaatagaaCTGATGACAATTTGGACGACTCCGACGAAAACCCATCCGCCGCACAGTCGGCACCAGCAACTTCGGCTTCAGAGGTGGAACAGACAAATACAAACAACCCAGAAAGCCAAAACTCGGGAAATCAAAATACAGAAAATATCTCAAGTGAGGCAGGACCCCAGAGCACCACAAATCAGGCAACAAACACACCACAAGACACTACAACAAATATACCTCCATCCTCTATTCAAATTTCAGGGTCACGCATACAAACATCAACATATCGTGCTAGAAGACTTAGACGACCAAAGGATTTCCGATCCCTCCCAGAAATTATAGACACCAGAGTCATGTCAATAATGAACTCGCTTTTGCCAGAAAACGATACCGAGAGATTTTGTCGCTCCTTAGCACCATATTTGTCCAAAGTACACTCGGACAACCAGGAACGCTTAAGGGCTGCCATATTAACCTTAATATCGGCATGCCAAACCAATCCCCTACCAAATCATGTCCTATTAGCCATCGAGCAATGGCGCACTAATTATAATTCACATATCCCTGATGTTTCTGCTCAACTAATACCACAAACTCAATCCAACCAGCCAACTACTTCACTTATAAGCAACTTTGGCAACCAAGCAGCCCAAAATACCGAAGTACAAAACATCATTAATAGACCCATACCATCTATTTCTACTCTAATGTCTGGCCAAAGTAGCAATATGTTGACACAATTGACTCAACCTACTAATCCAATTGTTCCCATAAATTACCTACAACAtcctttacaaacacaaaattacaGAAATACTACTAACATTCAACCAACACAAATCCAAAGTCAAATTCCATCATACCAACAGTCATTGTTTTTTGGACAAACTCCAACACACTCATTCATACAGGGTCAACAATTTCCATCAAATATATCTTACACACAACAACCACACATTCAAAACCCAATAATGTTTTCACAAAATCTGGCCCAACCAATGTATGCGTCATCGTCACAcatgctaccaacatcatcttctcAGGATTCAAATGTTGCCACATGCGTGAATAAGACGCAAACATCAACCTATGTTTCACAAACAATCTCTGACCCCGAAAATAATATCCCTTCAACACAACAGTCAGTTGCTACTCTAGAAGATTTAATTGAGTAGGTGCCTATGTTACACATAAGTCTTCTTTCAGTTTTTGTGTTGTTCTTTcaaatttttttattgtttaaaaaaaaaaattctggtatGTTGCTCAAACATGGCGAATTTAACTTAATAGTGAAAATTAACAAAAGTCTGATTTTCTTAAATGTTTTCAAGATTTTTCTAAAATTATATCACACAATATAAAAAATTGTCTGTGTGTTTGTAATGGAAAAACTTATGGTACTTTAAATTTAAGTAAAAACTATATTTTTACAAAATATATACTCGTCAATGGCCATTCAACTGCTACAATGTATCCAAATTTTTTATTTTGTATGGATATTATTTTTGGTTTATGAACCATACAAAGAATGGTAATATCAACAAAAATTGGTTGAAACGTTTATCAACCTCTAGGCCCATGATTTTTTGGCAAATAAACATAATGACAGGCATATGTTTTTTAAATGTTTGTGGTGAATAGATGTTTTTTGAAACTTAAACTATGACAAATATGGCTCTATTGTTTCAAGTGTCATAAATGTTTCCATTTGTTCCATgacaataaatgtttttttttaaacaaaaattggAATCCCAGTTTTTTAATAAACATCATATTTATTTACAAGATATTTAATTGTTATGTTTAAATCAAAATCTATAATTACCAAAATTTTTTGGTTTtttgaaaataatatttttttttttttttaattgttaaaaAAATATTTGACAATCATGATAAATTATTTtatcagagcataataaatgtaatattAATCAATACAGACAGATTAGATGGTGTAACGAAGTTAACAGGATCATAAAGGTTTGGTATACAAAAACAAAGGCTGTAACCATGACAATGGTTTCTGTTGACATTGCTAGCATAGCaatttttacatttaaaaaaaaaaaaaaatgaaaaacaaattaaTTATTCACAAAATAATGCATATAGTTATTTCTAATTTGTAAAGCATTCAAACATGGTTGTGTGCTGGAATTCTCATTACGTG is drawn from Anomaloglossus baeobatrachus isolate aAnoBae1 chromosome 3, aAnoBae1.hap1, whole genome shotgun sequence and contains these coding sequences:
- the LOC142296308 gene encoding uncharacterized protein LOC142296308; protein product: MAPRVDTGRIIAVVEGHPDLWDTRTNGYRDRTIVERTWKSVAAELYPNNGWDRCSPGKRARFVELVRRRWRSARDQYRREFNPIPSTSANTRKRRYVYFEQLEFLRPIMEVTQTDDNLDDSDENPSAAQSAPATSASEVEQTNTNNPESQNSGNQNTENISSEAGPQSTTNQATNTPQDTTTNIPPSSIQISGSRIQTSTYRARRLRRPKDFRSLPEIIDTRVMSIMNSLLPENDTERFCRSLAPYLSKVHSDNQERLRAAILTLISACQTNPLPNHVLLAIEQWRTNYNSHIPDVSAQLIPQTQSNQPTTSLISNFGNQAAQNTEVQNIINRPIPSISTLMSGQSSNMLTQLTQPTNPIVPINYLQHPLQTQNYRNTTNIQPTQIQSQIPSYQQSLFFGQTPTHSFIQGQQFPSNISYTQQPHIQNPIMFSQNLAQPMYASSSHMLPTSSSQDSNVATCVNKTQTSTYVSQTISDPENNIPSTQQSVATLEDLIE